In Lytechinus pictus isolate F3 Inbred unplaced genomic scaffold, Lp3.0 scaffold_260, whole genome shotgun sequence, the sequence ATAAACACCGCTTACAACACGCAAGTCAATGCGAAATTCACACCGAGGGCGACACCGGACGACCCGACGGCGCAGCGGCGGAGGGCTCGGGCCGCCCTGGGCAAACCGAGGACGGCGAATCCGATGGTGCCCACCGCGGGGAGCCTGCGCCCTCGGACGACCCCGTTCTCGCGGGAAACAGTCCGGCGAGCGGACCCCCGGCCCCTTCCCCCGCTGTCGGCCGATCCGACGGTCAGAATCTCCTGCCGACTCCTGGCTGGGTGAGCGGGGGTGTCGGCTCGGCATGCGGGGCGCTgtcggcccgctgcgtcgagaTCTGCCGGTCGGAATCGTCTGCCGACGCCCGGGTGGGTGAGCGGGAGGGTCGGCTCGGCATGCGGGGCGCTgtcggcccgctgcgtcgagaTCTGCCCGTCACAATCTCCCGCCATCTCCTGCGTGGGTGAGCGGGAGGGGTCGGCCCGGCATGCGGGGCGCTCtcggcccgctgcgtcgagTTCTGCCGGTCGGAAT encodes:
- the LOC135159500 gene encoding collagen alpha-1(I) chain-like, producing the protein MVPIPGTLHPRVTPSPLEKIRPAGPLLLPRRAQPPGRGGCRCRPDPPVENRRPGPWPPRHPAHPGQTPDAASDGTHPGDPASPLDPLAAGRKTPPDKHRLQHASQCEIHTEGDTGRPDGAAAEGSGRPGQTEDGESDGAHRGEPAPSDDPVLAGNSPASGPPAPSPAVGRSDGQNLLPTPGWVSGGVGSACGALSARCVEICRSESSADARVGEREGRLGMRGAVGPLRRDLPVTISRHLLRG